The proteins below come from a single Aegilops tauschii subsp. strangulata cultivar AL8/78 chromosome 6, Aet v6.0, whole genome shotgun sequence genomic window:
- the LOC109755108 gene encoding ethylene-responsive transcription factor ERF105-like, which yields MAPKGKSGFFGVRRKPSGNWCVEFSDAGRRWWIGTYPSAHEAAHAYDMVVWRAERPWSHLNFPEIESRAEEEMLVPQGINMKEITTTKKKKKPSVVLSVGETDEEAMARPNVSRENLN from the exons ATGGCGCCGAAGGGCAAGTCAGGCTTCTTCGGTGTGAGGCGGAAGCCCTCCGGCAACTGGTGTGTGGAGTTCTCCGACGCCGGAAGGCGTTGGTGGATCGGCACGTACCCCTCCGCCCACGAGGCCGCGCATGCCTATGACATGGTGGTGTGGCGTGCCGAGAGGCCTTGGTCGCACCTCAACTTTCCAGAGATCGAGAGTCGGGCGGAAGAGGAGATGCTTGTGCCGCAGGGCATCAACATGAAGGAGATCacgacgacgaagaagaagaagaagccgtCGGTTGTCCTCAGTGTTGGCGAGACCGATGAGGAGGCGATGGCGAG GCCGAATGTATCTAGAGAAAATCTAAATTGA